Proteins found in one Arthrobacter pascens genomic segment:
- a CDS encoding 4'-phosphopantetheinyl transferase family protein, protein MESGLVLQAEDTRGHQEGIKDFPDALLLDPAEASRAAAMEPLARTRFILGRAALRRFAAELMDLPPGELEASYSCPRCGSGLALSHGRPGYTFRGERLPLLLSMARTRHWVLLAGLPSPGTGMRLGVDAEDPARLDFDGFDGVALGGDELLTVASLTGPALLRERARLWVRKEAWLKVTGDGLRTDPRTVQVRNRPEIADLASSDTGLPARFAAAVALG, encoded by the coding sequence ATGGAGTCCGGCCTCGTCCTTCAAGCGGAGGATACCCGTGGTCACCAGGAGGGTATCAAGGATTTCCCGGATGCCCTCCTGCTTGACCCGGCGGAAGCGTCCCGTGCTGCGGCCATGGAACCGCTTGCGCGGACGCGTTTCATCTTGGGCAGGGCAGCCCTGCGCCGGTTTGCCGCGGAACTGATGGACCTGCCGCCGGGTGAGCTTGAGGCCTCCTACTCCTGCCCGAGGTGCGGCTCAGGCCTGGCACTCTCCCACGGCAGGCCCGGGTATACCTTTAGGGGCGAGCGATTGCCGCTCCTGCTGAGCATGGCACGGACGCGGCACTGGGTGCTGCTTGCCGGCCTGCCCTCGCCGGGCACGGGGATGCGGCTGGGAGTTGATGCCGAGGATCCTGCGCGGCTGGACTTTGACGGGTTCGACGGCGTGGCCTTGGGCGGGGATGAACTGCTCACCGTTGCATCCCTGACGGGACCAGCACTGCTCCGTGAACGCGCCCGCCTCTGGGTCCGGAAAGAGGCATGGCTCAAGGTGACGGGCGACGGCCTGAGGACGGATCCCCGGACGGTCCAGGTCCGCAACAGGCCCGAAATCGCCGATCTGGCCTCCTCCGACACTGGCCTGCCCGCACGCTTTGCCGCGGCGGTTGCACTGGGATAA
- a CDS encoding fatty acid desaturase family protein has product MTTTLPTSERPQSRVRQPNAVVLSYSELLKSVKAAGLLERRVGFYITLFASLVLLMAATWFGFALIGDSWFQLLIAAALGVLCTQLSFLAHEAGHRQIFASRRANDWSARLLATSVAGMSYSWWEQKHGAHHNHPNVISKDPDIATGAIAFHPEAAATRQGRFSFLTRKQGWFFFPLLFLVGLGLQIDSVRFVFRRAKVTHRWVEIPILMARLCLLPVLAFSFLPLGMAFAFIGVQLAVFGFYMGASFAPNHKGMPVLPADSRVDFFSRQVLTSRNISGGRFMDILLGGLNRQAEHHLFPDMARPQLDKAAKIVREYCRKHQVPYTETTLLQSYGIIVRYLNDVGLAAGRHFECPMATVTRRY; this is encoded by the coding sequence ATGACCACCACCCTCCCTACATCCGAGCGCCCTCAATCACGCGTCCGGCAGCCCAACGCGGTTGTCCTTAGCTATTCGGAGCTGCTGAAGAGCGTCAAGGCCGCGGGCCTCCTGGAACGCCGCGTCGGCTTCTACATCACGCTCTTCGCCAGCCTTGTCCTCCTAATGGCCGCCACCTGGTTCGGTTTCGCACTGATCGGTGACAGCTGGTTCCAGCTCCTGATCGCCGCCGCCCTGGGCGTCCTGTGCACCCAGTTGAGCTTCCTGGCCCACGAGGCCGGACACCGCCAGATCTTCGCTTCCCGCCGGGCCAATGACTGGTCCGCGAGGCTGCTTGCCACCTCCGTGGCCGGTATGAGCTACTCCTGGTGGGAGCAGAAGCACGGCGCGCACCACAACCATCCGAACGTGATTTCCAAGGACCCGGACATTGCCACGGGCGCAATAGCATTCCACCCCGAGGCCGCTGCCACCCGTCAGGGACGGTTCTCGTTCCTGACCCGCAAGCAGGGCTGGTTCTTCTTCCCGCTGCTGTTCCTGGTGGGCCTGGGGCTCCAGATCGATTCGGTCAGGTTCGTCTTCCGCCGCGCCAAGGTCACGCACCGCTGGGTTGAGATCCCCATTCTCATGGCCCGCCTGTGCCTCTTGCCGGTTCTTGCCTTTAGTTTCCTGCCGCTGGGAATGGCGTTCGCCTTCATTGGCGTGCAGCTCGCCGTCTTCGGCTTCTATATGGGTGCGTCGTTCGCCCCCAACCACAAGGGCATGCCGGTCCTGCCGGCAGACAGCCGCGTGGACTTCTTCAGCCGGCAGGTCCTGACGTCCCGGAACATCTCCGGCGGCCGCTTTATGGACATCCTGCTGGGCGGCCTGAACCGCCAGGCTGAGCACCACCTCTTTCCGGACATGGCACGGCCCCAGCTGGACAAGGCCGCCAAGATCGTGCGCGAGTACTGCCGGAAGCACCAGGTCCCGTACACGGAAACCACGCTGCTGCAGTCCTACGGCATCATCGTCCGCTACCTCAATGACGTTGGGCTTGCCGCCGGACGCCACTTCGAGTGCCCGATGGCCACCGTTACCCGGCGCTACTAA
- the argC gene encoding N-acetyl-gamma-glutamyl-phosphate reductase, with amino-acid sequence MTISVAVSGASGYAGGEVLRLLAGHPDVTIGAITAHSNAGSRLGELQPHLHGLSSRILEDTTVENLSGHDVVFLALPHGASAEIAAQLPEGTVVIDAGADHRLEDPAAWEKFYGSAHAGTWPYGLPELPGQREALKGATRIAVPGCYPTSALLALTPGFAGKLLQPDDVVIVSASGTSGAGKAAKVNLIGAEVMGSMSPYGVGGGHRHTPEIEQGLSNAAGESVTVSFTPTLAPMSRGILTTATAKVKPGTTAADLRQAWADAYDDEPFVHLLPEGQWPNTKAVVGSNHAAMQLAFDEHTGRVIVTCVLDNLTKGTAGGAVQSMNIALGLAETAGLNLQGVAP; translated from the coding sequence ATGACTATTTCAGTTGCCGTCTCCGGTGCCAGCGGCTACGCCGGGGGAGAAGTCCTGCGCCTCCTGGCAGGACATCCGGACGTGACCATCGGTGCCATCACAGCGCACAGCAATGCAGGCTCCCGCCTCGGCGAGCTGCAGCCCCACCTGCACGGGCTTTCCAGCCGCATCCTGGAAGACACCACCGTGGAAAACCTCTCGGGCCACGATGTGGTGTTCCTTGCACTCCCGCACGGAGCCTCCGCCGAGATTGCCGCGCAGCTTCCCGAGGGTACCGTAGTGATCGACGCCGGCGCTGACCACCGGCTCGAGGACCCGGCCGCGTGGGAGAAATTCTACGGCTCGGCCCACGCCGGAACCTGGCCCTACGGCCTGCCGGAACTGCCCGGGCAGCGCGAGGCCCTCAAAGGGGCAACCCGCATTGCCGTGCCCGGCTGCTATCCGACGTCGGCCCTTCTGGCATTGACTCCTGGTTTCGCAGGCAAGCTGCTTCAGCCCGACGACGTCGTCATCGTTTCCGCCTCCGGAACGTCAGGTGCGGGAAAGGCGGCGAAAGTGAACCTGATCGGCGCGGAGGTGATGGGCTCCATGAGCCCCTACGGCGTTGGGGGCGGCCACCGCCATACGCCTGAGATTGAGCAGGGGCTCTCCAATGCTGCCGGGGAGAGCGTTACTGTTTCCTTCACGCCCACACTCGCGCCCATGAGCCGCGGCATCCTCACCACTGCCACTGCGAAGGTCAAGCCGGGCACCACGGCAGCCGACCTTCGCCAGGCCTGGGCAGATGCCTACGACGACGAACCGTTTGTGCACCTCCTGCCGGAAGGGCAATGGCCCAATACAAAGGCGGTGGTGGGATCCAACCACGCCGCAATGCAGCTGGCATTCGACGAACACACCGGCCGCGTGATTGTCACATGCGTCCTTGATAACCTCACCAAGGGCACGGCCGGCGGAGCCGTGCAGTCCATGAACATTGCGCTTGGCCTGGC
- a CDS encoding M1 family metallopeptidase has protein sequence MSSPESASSGTGVGTAEPGLTSDPYVADHGTDAYSVSRYELDLDYRLSSNRLFGHAVLHAVAARPASAIVLDLAGLRAVKVYLNGRRVRRFTQRAEQLVVHLDTGLVPGHDFILDIRYEGNPSPRRGLWGEVGWEELTDGVLVAGQPNGAPSWFPCNDHPRNKASYRISVTTDVNYRAVCNGVLVGHSSRSSRETWIYEQEEPMATYLATVQIGRYDALVLDDGTGPAGVLQTVAAPAALAAAARQGLRRQPEMMSTFINCFGPYPFSQYTVVVTDDDLEIPLEAQTLSILGRNHVEQGWESQRLIAHELSHQWFGNSLTVGTWSDIWLHEGFACYAEWIWSEAAGVMPVHDRAASAWRGLSRAGQDLLIGDPGPALMFDDRVYKRGALALHALRVLCGDLAFFALLQEWTRTRRHGSVSTAAFILMADRVAGIDSEALLHPWLFEEALPPLPVSGRPTLT, from the coding sequence ATGAGTTCCCCAGAATCAGCCAGCTCCGGAACCGGCGTGGGAACGGCTGAGCCTGGGCTCACGTCCGATCCGTACGTGGCGGACCACGGTACGGACGCCTACAGCGTGTCGCGCTACGAGCTGGACCTGGATTACCGGCTGTCCAGTAACAGGCTTTTCGGTCACGCGGTCCTGCACGCCGTGGCGGCCCGGCCAGCCTCCGCAATAGTTCTTGACCTGGCGGGGCTTCGGGCAGTCAAGGTCTACCTCAACGGCCGGCGTGTCCGGCGCTTCACCCAGCGCGCGGAACAACTTGTGGTCCACCTCGACACCGGCCTCGTCCCAGGCCATGATTTCATCCTGGACATCCGCTATGAGGGCAATCCATCACCCCGGCGTGGCCTCTGGGGCGAGGTGGGCTGGGAGGAGCTGACCGACGGCGTACTTGTAGCAGGACAGCCCAACGGGGCGCCGTCGTGGTTCCCCTGCAACGACCACCCACGGAACAAAGCCAGCTACAGGATCTCCGTCACCACGGACGTGAACTACCGGGCAGTCTGTAACGGTGTATTGGTAGGGCACAGCAGCAGGTCCAGCCGGGAAACCTGGATCTACGAGCAGGAAGAACCGATGGCTACGTACTTGGCGACGGTTCAAATCGGCCGCTATGACGCCCTGGTCCTCGATGACGGAACCGGTCCCGCCGGTGTGCTCCAGACGGTGGCCGCACCGGCAGCGCTGGCGGCGGCCGCACGGCAGGGGCTGCGCCGGCAGCCGGAAATGATGAGCACATTTATCAACTGCTTCGGACCTTATCCATTTTCCCAGTACACGGTGGTCGTGACAGACGATGACCTGGAAATCCCGCTTGAGGCACAAACATTGTCGATCCTCGGGCGCAACCACGTGGAACAGGGCTGGGAGTCGCAGCGGCTGATCGCCCATGAACTGTCGCATCAGTGGTTTGGGAACTCCCTGACGGTGGGTACATGGAGCGATATCTGGCTGCACGAGGGCTTCGCCTGCTATGCCGAATGGATCTGGTCCGAAGCCGCCGGCGTCATGCCGGTGCACGACCGGGCAGCGTCGGCCTGGCGCGGGCTCTCCCGCGCAGGGCAGGATCTCCTGATCGGCGACCCTGGCCCGGCGCTGATGTTCGATGACCGGGTCTATAAGCGTGGAGCCTTGGCCCTGCATGCCCTCCGCGTCCTCTGCGGGGACCTCGCCTTCTTCGCCCTGCTGCAGGAATGGACAAGGACCCGCCGCCACGGTTCCGTGTCCACCGCTGCCTTCATTCTTATGGCGGACCGGGTTGCGGGCATCGATTCAGAGGCACTGCTCCACCCCTGGCTGTTCGAGGAAGCACTTCCCCCGCTGCCCGTCAGCGGGCGGCCTACCCTCACCTGA
- a CDS encoding quinone oxidoreductase family protein yields the protein MTHAIVAQQPGGPEVLHYAEVERPVPGPGQLLVKVAAAGVNFIDTYHRSGAYKVAYPFTPGSEMAGTVEETGDGVEDFSAGDRVATAEGARCYAGYALLDTSKALPVPTGVDDLTAAALPLQGITAHYLINSSFRVEPGHTVLTHAGAGGVGLLLIQLLKEKGARVITTVSSDAKELLAREAGADHVLRYGGFPHHVRELTDGKGVHVVYDGVGRDTFDGSLSCLRTRGALVLFGAASGPAPSFDPQRLNAGGSLTLTRPSMGHFLLNEQERRWRSTEIFNAVADGNLKVRIGATYPLAEARQAHEDLESRRTTGKVLLLP from the coding sequence ATGACGCATGCAATCGTCGCCCAGCAGCCTGGCGGCCCCGAAGTACTGCACTACGCCGAGGTTGAGCGCCCCGTTCCCGGCCCTGGCCAGCTGCTGGTCAAGGTGGCCGCCGCCGGGGTGAACTTCATTGACACATACCACCGGAGCGGCGCTTACAAGGTTGCGTATCCGTTCACGCCAGGTTCGGAAATGGCTGGGACCGTAGAAGAAACCGGCGACGGCGTCGAGGACTTTTCCGCTGGCGACCGGGTAGCCACCGCGGAAGGAGCCCGCTGCTATGCCGGCTATGCGCTTCTGGATACCAGCAAGGCACTCCCGGTACCCACCGGCGTCGATGACCTCACCGCGGCGGCGCTGCCGCTGCAGGGCATAACGGCCCACTACCTCATTAATTCCTCGTTCCGGGTGGAGCCGGGGCACACCGTTCTGACGCACGCCGGAGCCGGCGGGGTGGGCTTGCTGCTGATTCAGCTCCTGAAAGAAAAAGGCGCCCGCGTCATCACCACGGTCTCATCTGATGCCAAAGAGCTCCTTGCCCGTGAAGCAGGCGCTGACCATGTGCTGCGCTATGGCGGCTTCCCGCACCACGTCCGTGAGTTGACGGACGGAAAAGGCGTGCATGTGGTGTACGACGGCGTCGGCCGGGACACCTTCGATGGGTCCCTTTCGTGCCTGCGCACCAGAGGCGCCCTCGTCCTGTTCGGCGCGGCATCCGGCCCGGCGCCGTCGTTTGACCCCCAGCGGCTCAACGCCGGCGGATCCCTGACCCTCACGCGTCCGTCGATGGGTCACTTCCTGCTGAATGAACAGGAACGTCGCTGGCGTTCCACTGAGATCTTCAATGCCGTTGCCGATGGAAACCTCAAAGTCCGGATCGGGGCAACCTACCCCCTCGCCGAGGCACGCCAGGCCCACGAAGACCTTGAAAGCCGACGCACCACGGGCAAGGTCCTGCTGCTCCCCTAG
- a CDS encoding Pls/PosA family non-ribosomal peptide synthetase, which yields MPGAAASPPARTLMDILHASADRYPDASALDDGRQSLSYAQLMAAVRAVGRELHLAGLGAGDRIGVRIPSGTNQLYVSILAILLIGAAYVPVDADDPEERARLVFGEAGVAAVVTATEITLTRERPAPFPAPRTATPEDDAWVIFTSGSTGTPKGVAVRHRSSAAFVDAEARIFLAAEPIGPQDRVLAGLSVAFDASCEEMWLAWRHGACLVPAPRALVRTGMDLGPWLISHGITVVSTVPTLAALWPAEALENVRLLIFGGETCPPELAERLAVDGREVWNTYGPTEATVVACAAPLGGPGPVRIGLPLDGWDLAVVDTNGVPVAEGGVGELIIGGVGLARYLDPAKDAEKYAPMPSLGWGRAYRSGDLVRYESDGLVFMGRADEQVKLGGRRIELGEIDAALQALPGVAGAAAAVQTTAAGNQILVGYLAPAGAAEPDLAEARGLLAASLPAALIPLLTVVNSLPTKTSGKVDRHALPWPLAGSGKADADNAPLNLPDDARWIVEQWGAVLGSAAVSLDADFFAHGGGSLAAAQLVSALRVRYPTITVADIYATPRVGALIDTARLSLPDGVPAGPAKERSVRPTALKSQVFQTLMGVPLHVLVGMRWLTYLMVANNLLAGFAGFTAAPTVSWWWVGASWLVFVSPAGRMGLSIAAARILLRNVRPGTYPRSGKMHLRLWLAEQVQDLSGAVSLASAPWVPQYARALGARIGANVHLHSMPPVTGLLSLGSGANVEPEVDLSGWWIDGDNVHIGAIHVGAEATVGARSTLMPGASIGAGGRVEPGSAVLGKVKSGQVVAGSPAQRRGKAKHDWPAAPITSTLMGRLWFAAFASASAVLAMIPYVSAAAGSAVVFLFIQGSSSLSAAWPQLLASLPLAALAWFAANLLLVLGTTRLLGLGLKEGHYRVRSRIGWQVWATERVLDLARDLLFPIYASLFTPVWLRLLGAKIGKNVEASTVLLLPKMTTVGEGAFLADDTMVASYELGGGWMRIAPAKIGKRSFLGNSGMTGAGRNVPKNSLVAVLSATPSKAKSGTSWLGSPPVRLRRTAIASDDSLTFQPPTRLKIARALWEACRFVPVVLTVGLAAGVLLTFDSLAATFNYGVAAVLGGIVILVAGAVAAVSAVIAKWLLVGRIKAGEHPLWSSFIWRNEVVDTFIEMVSAPWFARSATGTPALVWWLRGLGAKIGPGTWCESYWLPEADLVALGANSTVNRGCVVQTHLFHDRIMSIGPVTLEDGATMGPHGVILPQARIGRGGTVGPASLVMRGETVPEGTYWMGNPVSPWAGPDVPAPRLK from the coding sequence ATGCCTGGAGCCGCCGCCTCGCCGCCGGCGAGGACATTGATGGATATCCTCCACGCATCTGCCGATCGGTATCCGGATGCGTCGGCCCTGGACGACGGACGTCAGTCCTTGAGCTACGCACAGCTGATGGCGGCCGTCCGGGCCGTCGGCCGTGAACTGCATCTTGCGGGGCTCGGCGCCGGCGACAGAATCGGCGTGCGCATCCCCTCCGGCACGAACCAGCTGTACGTCTCCATCCTGGCAATCCTGCTTATCGGCGCGGCGTACGTCCCGGTTGACGCTGACGACCCCGAGGAACGGGCCCGACTGGTCTTCGGAGAAGCCGGGGTGGCTGCCGTCGTGACCGCGACGGAAATCACCCTGACCAGGGAACGGCCCGCGCCGTTCCCTGCCCCGCGGACCGCTACACCTGAGGATGACGCCTGGGTGATTTTCACGTCGGGCTCCACGGGCACACCCAAGGGAGTGGCAGTCAGGCACCGGTCTTCGGCTGCCTTTGTCGACGCAGAAGCACGCATATTCCTCGCGGCCGAGCCCATCGGCCCGCAGGACAGGGTCCTCGCGGGTCTCTCTGTGGCGTTTGATGCCTCCTGCGAGGAGATGTGGCTGGCCTGGCGGCACGGTGCCTGTCTTGTCCCGGCCCCTCGTGCCCTGGTGCGCACCGGCATGGATCTTGGGCCCTGGCTCATCAGTCATGGAATTACGGTCGTATCCACAGTTCCCACGCTCGCAGCACTTTGGCCTGCGGAAGCGCTGGAGAACGTCCGGCTGCTGATCTTCGGGGGCGAGACCTGCCCCCCGGAGCTTGCTGAGCGACTCGCGGTGGATGGCCGCGAGGTGTGGAACACCTATGGCCCCACGGAAGCCACTGTTGTAGCCTGCGCCGCGCCGCTGGGCGGACCCGGGCCGGTCCGGATCGGCCTTCCGCTCGACGGCTGGGACCTGGCCGTCGTCGATACGAACGGCGTCCCGGTTGCCGAAGGCGGCGTCGGAGAACTCATCATCGGCGGGGTGGGGCTTGCCCGTTACCTTGACCCGGCCAAGGATGCGGAAAAGTATGCCCCGATGCCTTCACTGGGCTGGGGCCGCGCCTACCGCTCCGGCGACCTGGTCCGTTACGAATCCGACGGGCTGGTCTTTATGGGCCGCGCCGACGAACAGGTCAAGCTGGGCGGCCGCCGGATCGAGCTCGGGGAAATTGACGCAGCGCTGCAGGCACTGCCCGGTGTTGCCGGTGCGGCTGCCGCGGTCCAGACGACGGCGGCAGGAAACCAGATCCTGGTGGGGTATCTCGCCCCTGCCGGCGCGGCGGAGCCTGATCTCGCCGAGGCCCGTGGACTGCTCGCCGCGAGTCTCCCGGCTGCCCTCATCCCCCTGCTGACAGTCGTCAATTCCCTGCCGACGAAAACGAGCGGCAAGGTGGATCGGCACGCCCTCCCGTGGCCGCTCGCCGGCTCCGGCAAGGCGGACGCCGACAATGCCCCGCTGAACCTTCCCGACGATGCCCGCTGGATCGTCGAGCAATGGGGCGCCGTGCTGGGAAGCGCCGCGGTCAGCCTCGACGCGGACTTCTTTGCCCACGGGGGCGGGTCGCTTGCCGCCGCCCAGCTCGTCTCCGCCCTCCGGGTCCGCTACCCCACCATCACCGTCGCGGACATCTATGCCACTCCGCGGGTCGGGGCGCTGATCGATACGGCACGGCTGTCACTGCCCGACGGCGTCCCAGCCGGTCCGGCGAAGGAACGGAGCGTCCGGCCGACGGCCCTCAAATCCCAGGTCTTCCAGACCCTCATGGGCGTCCCACTGCACGTTCTGGTGGGCATGCGCTGGCTGACCTACCTGATGGTGGCAAACAACCTCCTGGCCGGCTTCGCCGGCTTCACGGCCGCCCCTACTGTGTCCTGGTGGTGGGTGGGTGCGTCGTGGCTGGTGTTCGTCAGCCCGGCCGGCCGGATGGGTCTATCCATCGCCGCTGCCCGGATCCTGCTGCGCAACGTGCGCCCGGGAACGTATCCGAGGTCAGGAAAGATGCACCTGCGGCTGTGGCTGGCCGAGCAGGTCCAGGACCTCTCCGGGGCGGTGAGCCTCGCCAGCGCTCCCTGGGTTCCCCAGTACGCCCGGGCACTCGGGGCCAGGATCGGCGCCAACGTGCACCTGCATTCGATGCCGCCCGTGACAGGCCTCCTCTCCCTCGGCAGCGGTGCCAACGTCGAGCCCGAAGTTGACCTCTCCGGCTGGTGGATCGACGGCGACAACGTCCATATCGGAGCCATCCATGTCGGCGCGGAAGCCACTGTGGGTGCACGAAGCACCCTGATGCCCGGGGCAAGCATTGGGGCAGGCGGCCGTGTGGAACCGGGTTCGGCGGTTCTCGGCAAGGTGAAATCCGGCCAGGTCGTGGCAGGCTCCCCGGCACAGCGCCGCGGCAAGGCCAAGCATGACTGGCCGGCGGCGCCCATCACCAGCACGCTGATGGGCAGGCTCTGGTTTGCCGCATTCGCTTCAGCGTCCGCTGTGCTGGCCATGATCCCCTATGTGTCCGCCGCTGCAGGTTCTGCCGTCGTGTTCCTGTTTATCCAAGGCAGCAGTTCCCTTTCCGCGGCATGGCCGCAATTGCTGGCCTCCCTTCCATTGGCCGCTCTGGCCTGGTTCGCGGCAAACCTGCTCCTGGTACTGGGAACCACCCGTCTGTTGGGACTGGGCCTGAAGGAGGGGCACTACCGGGTAAGAAGCCGGATCGGCTGGCAAGTCTGGGCCACAGAGCGGGTCCTGGACCTGGCCCGGGACTTGCTCTTTCCCATCTACGCCAGCCTCTTTACACCAGTCTGGCTGCGCCTGCTCGGAGCAAAGATCGGCAAGAACGTTGAGGCCTCCACTGTGTTACTGCTGCCGAAGATGACCACGGTCGGGGAGGGTGCGTTCCTGGCCGACGACACCATGGTGGCTTCTTACGAACTCGGCGGCGGATGGATGAGAATAGCACCCGCCAAGATCGGCAAGCGTTCATTCCTCGGGAACTCGGGCATGACAGGAGCGGGCCGGAACGTCCCCAAGAACTCCCTCGTCGCAGTTCTGTCCGCCACGCCGTCGAAAGCCAAGTCCGGCACCTCCTGGCTTGGCAGTCCGCCAGTCCGGCTGCGGCGCACGGCCATCGCCTCGGACGACTCCCTGACGTTCCAGCCGCCGACCCGGCTGAAAATCGCCCGGGCGCTCTGGGAGGCCTGCCGGTTTGTGCCTGTTGTGCTGACGGTGGGCCTTGCCGCAGGCGTGCTGCTGACCTTCGACTCACTGGCCGCTACGTTCAATTACGGCGTAGCCGCTGTTCTGGGCGGAATCGTCATCCTGGTGGCAGGGGCCGTGGCCGCCGTCAGCGCCGTGATAGCCAAATGGCTGCTGGTGGGCAGGATCAAGGCCGGGGAACACCCGCTCTGGAGCTCCTTCATCTGGCGGAACGAGGTAGTGGATACGTTCATCGAGATGGTCAGCGCGCCCTGGTTTGCACGCTCTGCCACCGGAACTCCAGCACTGGTGTGGTGGCTCCGCGGGCTGGGGGCCAAAATCGGCCCCGGAACATGGTGTGAGAGCTACTGGCTGCCGGAAGCTGATCTCGTGGCCCTTGGCGCGAATTCAACGGTCAACCGTGGGTGTGTTGTTCAAACGCACCTGTTCCATGACCGCATCATGAGTATCGGCCCTGTTACGCTCGAAGACGGGGCCACCATGGGGCCGCACGGCGTCATTCTTCCGCAAGCCCGGATCGGCCGCGGCGGAACCGTCGGGCCGGCTTCGCTGGTGATGCGCGGGGAAACAGTGCCCGAAGGAACGTACTGGATGGGCAATCCGGTGAGCCCGTGGGCCGGCCCTGATGTTCCCGCGCCCCGCCTGAAGTAG